One window from the genome of Trichoplusia ni isolate ovarian cell line Hi5 chromosome 13, tn1, whole genome shotgun sequence encodes:
- the LOC113499813 gene encoding uncharacterized protein LOC113499813, with translation IIFHVTGCGNGKYLSVNPSIYTVGGDRCTRLTAQARHHNNEVVACDNLCLPYRDESFDAVLSIAVVHHFATVERRAMALRELARVTRIGGRLLLTVWAMEHEGRNFHSQDVLIPWHRPATLCPPTPAPRFLSVDHEHYAEPWKSRDGSPGSSSLSSPNETCYSFVRRALQRLAGRRSFLPSWSIGARVPPRPCLRPEPPAADLPIELRRLDEALPPRLITQASDASTIKSRSLTDIADIERRALVRSRSSLPSLGGEESEPPPPAAPTLEVNEPRKKPRLVKQKKSINEDDAEEDLDKPTDMKSMVEEMPNFKIHTHRLQSKKPGVFKQTSLNEELMSVERLREKERLRKNIQKQASLNEEYLYRRPGVLDSIRDSIFSTSATTGKKFQSLKNGLTSKFKTSTTNIDKVTVFVRMLQGWKSHGPATEVPTPSDNNPPSEKPYPERRHSKEDGSDSSKDSSLQSDTSVDSEDSFASVIYVPKADGSSDPLSPTPLSPGPTSPRLKVSSVPTSPRMKSSPGLPSPRIKQAFPLIRPPASPNSVQAPNTVNKILVTQYSLKNYSTTSSVAAVTLKPQSKSQPNSPPKSESDDSAPKPEPLPIINNNISIDVFEEVDPIPSIKEEEEETPTSEVTKELLAEINKDIEEIHKLTAETNQFKPRVVLQDVKPYPKITLQTVAELPEIPQFKPKEPVKTVTDTLDSRSAERKRKERIRQIKEMLNKGIPSGSISRRPPFPIVRGTRNAEPIVKSRPTLMSLELFNPATDDMDSDSSGVSSPDSVDSVISVVPDELRKTAVEKDLTNPTTSETKKEEPTPEKTSQPSSGPQSLIEAAIEVAQSLEETCETIIQSSPRSKRKHLEKLESAEAMAIVQGTSSSSSSSNWSLNKLSPGDLRILEDRSRSQSHTSSSGSSSSLERLSPGRRSKDRSPKLGSTSNSTWSLNRLSPNRPEGRSLDENLSKTHRSPTRLPYDSISISSTDSDKSISKSESFNRMQANEPLVTCKSDMVATEEEWTDQDRGQHLTEFAEKLSEKLLQEIDQYSKRINEEDFDLPSSSSSEKSISLRLKREEEDRNTQKILDELSDSLQHLEDPYIHKISTEMQGLNKLSAEIQERNKYIASLNDVQETDISKLFPKCVSKTKSKKRSKDVDPIINKYRELKKSMKVSSEEDIYLNNCANIQYTAKPIVTEKLPDIDTKNPDEDSAISSSNGNPEITIDSGAYDISQSLETGYSLESEISVDSLCTSTDKRSSLKVGQSTDSSDLDKMEISPESVTSRSSASTAPLKSGFSIESSDTSAGSDWSRRDKTGSTASLGCASLASLPSCSECSKDRKLLETRSSSEDTAPVPVAPPLRAFPHAPLLPSLSDGSDSLPSEGGAVTYHRYYHVFKRGELDQLIEKYVESLHVVSSYYDQASWCVIAEKVQVWTI, from the exons ataatattccatgTTACAGGTTGCGGCAATGGCAAATATCTTAGCGTCAATCCGTCCATCTACACAGTGGGAGGTGACCGCTGCACCCGACTCACAGCACAAGCACGACATCACAACAATGAG GTGGTCGCATGTGACAACTTGTGCCTGCCTTACCGCGACGAGTCGTTCGACGCCGTGCTGTCCATCGCGGTGGTGCACCACTTCGCCACGGTGGAGCGGCGCGCGATGGCACTGCGGGAACTGGCTCGCGTCACCAGGATAGGCGGCAGGCTCCTGCTCACCGTATGGGCTATGGAACATGAGGGCCGGAACTTTCATTCACAG gaTGTTCTAATACCCTGGCATCGACCTGCCACACTTTGCCCACCAACTCCTGCTCCAAGATTCCTCTCAGTTGACCATGAACA TTACGCAGAACCATGGAAAAGTCGAGATGGTTCACCAGGTTCATCGTCACTTTCATCTCCTAATGAAACCTGCTACTCATTCGTGAGAAGAGCACTTCAGCGGTTGGCAGGAAGGCGGTCCTTTCTCCCATCATGGAGCATCGGAGCGCGAGTACCACCACGACCATGTTTACGCCCTGAGCCACCTGCCGCTGACTTACCTATTGAACTTCGCCGATTAGACGAAGCATTACCTCCAAGATTAATAACACAAGCCTCTGACGCCTCCACGATTAAGTCAAGAAGCTTAACTGATATAGCGGACATAGAAAGACGAGCACTTGTTCGATCACGATCAAGTCTACCCAGTTTAGGTGGCGAAGAGTCTGAACCACCACCACCGGCTGCCCCAACACTGGAAGTTAATGAGCCTCGAAAGAAACCTCGacttgtaaaacaaaagaaatcaatCAATGAGGATGACGCAGAAGAAGACCTTGATAAACCTACAGACATGAAAAGCATGGTAGAAGAAATGCCTAACTTCAAGATACACACCCATCGATTACAATCTAAAAAGCCAGGCGTTTTTAAGCAGACATCACTTAACGAAGAATTAATGTCTGTTGAACGATTAAGGGAAAAGGAACGGTTAAGGAAGAATATACAAAAGCAAGCATCACTCAATGAAGAATACCTGTATCGTAGACCGGGAGTACTTGATTCCATTCGTGATTCAATATTCTCGACTTCTGCTACCACTGGCAAGAAGTTTCAATCACTGAAAAACGGCCTCACTAGTAAGTTCAAAACGTCTACAACGAATATAGATAAAGTAACCGTGTTCGTGAGAATGCTCCAAGGTTGGAAAAGTCATGGACCGGCTACAGAAGTTCCTACACCGAGTGACAATAACCCACCAAGTGAAAAACCTTATCCCGAGAGACGACATTCAAAGGAAGATGGGTCAGATTCTTCTAAAGATAGCAGTCTTCAAAGTGATACTAGTGTTGATTCCGAAGACAGCTTCGCATCCGTGATATACGTCCCTAAAGCTGATGGTTCCAGCGATCCATTATCACCTACGCCTCTTTCCCCTGGTCCTACGTCACCTCGACTTAAAGTCTCTTCCGTACCAACTTCACCTCGAATGAAAAGTTCACCAGGTTTGCCATCGCCGAGGATTAAGCAAGCCTTCCCTCTCATACGTCCACCAGCGTCACCTAATTCTGTTCAAGCACCAAATACAGTCAACAAAATTTTAGTAACTCAGTACAGTCTAAAGAACTACTCGACAACCAGTTCGGTAGCTGCAGTTACGTTGAAACCTCAATCAAAAAGTCAACCAAACTCTCCACCTAAATCTGAATCCGATGACTCAGCTCCTAAACCAGAACCTTTGCCAatcattaataacaatatatcaATTGATGTCTTCGAAGAGGTTGACCCCATTCCGTCTATCAAAGAAGAAGAGGAAGAAACACCTACAAGCGAGGTAACCAAGGAATTACTTGCAGAAATCAATAAGGATATAGAGGAAATACACAAACTAACAGCTGAGACGAATCAATTCAAACCTCGTGTTGTTTTACAAGATGTCAAACCGTATCCCAAAATAACGCTCCAAACTGTTGCCGAGCTTCCTGAAATACCTCAGTTTAAGCCCAAGGAGCCAGTTAAAACTGTAACCGACACTTTAGATTCGAGGTCGGCAGAACGGAAACGTAAAGAAAGGATACGGCAAATTAAAGAAATGCTTAACAAAGGTATTCCCTCGGGGAGTATAAGCAGGAGGCCTCCGTTTCCCATCGTCCGCGGTACAAGGAATGCTGAGCCAATTGTCAAGAGCCGGCCCACTCTTATGTCTTTAGAGTTATTTAATCCCGCAACTGATGATATGGATAGTGATTCGAGCGGCGTTTCATCACCCGATTCGGTTGATAGCGTCATTAGCGTCGTGCCAGATGAACTAAGAAAAACTGCTGTAGAAAAAG ATCTAACAAACCCAACAACATCAGAGACGAAGAAAGAAGAGCCAACGCCGGAGAAGACATCACAGCCTTCGTCAGGTCCCCAGAGTCTCATTGAGGCTGCTATTGAAGTCGCACAATCATTAGAAGAAACCTGTGAAACTATAATTCAAAGCAGTCCTCGATCCAAACGAAAACACCTGGAAAAACTCGAAAGCGCTGAAGCCATGGCCATTGTACAAGGTACTTCAAGCAGCAGCAGCAGTAGTAACTGGAGCCTCAACAAGCTATCACCTGGAGATTTAAGGATATTAGAAGACAGATCTAGATCCCAGTCACACACCAGCTCTAGTGGCAGTTCTTCAAGCCTAGAACGACTTTCACCAGGAAGGAGGTCGAAAGACCGATCACCCAAGCTAGGAAGTACAAGTAATTCCACTTGGAGTTTGAATAGGCTATCTCCTAATAGGCCTGAAGGTCGGTCGCTAGATGAAAATCTCAGCAAAACACACCGAAgcccaactagattaccatatgaTTCCATTTCAATATCTAGTACGGATTCTGataaatctatttcaaaatCTGAAAGCTTTAATAGAATGCAAGCTAATGAGCCTTTAGTAACGTGTAAATCTGATATGGTGGCCACTGAAGAAGAATGGACGGACCAGGACCGTGGTCAACATTTAACCGAATTCGCCGAAAAACTGAGCGAAAAGTTGTTACAAGAGATTGATCAATACTCAAAACGAATCAATGAGGAAGACTTTGACTTGCCTAGTAGTAGCAGTAGcgaaaaaagtatttctttaagaCTCAAGCGAGAAGAAGAAGACAGAAACACCCAAAAGATTTTAGATGAACTATCAGACAGCTTGCAACATTTAGAGGATCCGtatattcacaaaataagcACGGAAATGCAAGGGCTCAATAAGCTTAGCGCAGAAATCCAAGAAAGGAACAAATACATCGCGTCTTTAAATGACGTACAAGAAACTGATATTAGCAAGCTATTCCCTAAATGTGTTTCAAAAACGAAAAGCAAGAAGAGGTCAAAAGATGTCGATCCcattataaacaaatacagGGAATTAAAGAAATCAATGAAAGTTTCTAGTGAAGAGGATATATACCTCAATAATTGTGCCAACATCCAATACACAGCAAAACCAATTGTAACTGAAAAGTTACCTGACATAGACACCAAAAACCCAGATGAAGATAGTGCAATATCATCAAGTAACGGTAACCCTGAAATCACTATCGACTCTGGTGCTTACGACATAAGCCAATCGCTGGAAACTGGCTACTCATTAGAATCGGAAATAAGTGTTGATTCATTATGCACAAGTACCGATAAGAGGTCATCATTAAAAGTCGGCCAGTCGACTGATTCCAGTGATTTagataaaatggaaattagTCCTGAATCTGTCACGTCTCGCTCTAGTGCCAGCACGGCTCCGTTAAAGTCTGGTTTCTCGATCGAATCTAGCGATACATCGGCAGGGAGTGACTGGAGCCGGCGAGATAAGACGGGCAGTACAGCGTCGTTGGGTTGCGCGAGTCTTGCATCTTTGCCGTCTTGTAGCGAGTGTTCCAAAGATAGGAAGCTGTTGGAGACACGGTCTTCATCAGAAGACACGGCTCCGGTGCCCGTAGCGCCGCCGCTCCGCGCGTTCCCGCACGCCCCGCTACTCCCCTCCCTGAGTGACGGCTCGGACAGCTTGCCCTCCGAGGGCGGCGCCGTCACCTACCACCGCTACTACCACGTGTTCAAGCGAGGAGAACTCGATCAGCTGATCGAGAAATACGTCGAGAGCCTGCACGTGGTGTCCTCGTACTACGACCAGGCCAGCTGGTGTGTCATCGCTGAGAAAGTTCAAGTGTGGACCATTTAA
- the LOC113499816 gene encoding uncharacterized protein LOC113499816 translates to MADGGACAAADAEGAGESAARGAALERAYVHDVYEQAGDDGDDNSRAPAPGVQAFLSELEPGSLVCDVGQFSTLHPHDRAQLSFQCMYIDHTATVLRKPRKSEGSAPHGSRRVAILLDQQSKRNEKKMCLAAPVGLDNTKYYYVSQTFNLSVLRRTVCLVAN, encoded by the coding sequence ATGGCGGATGGGGGCGCATGCGCGGCTGCGGACGCGGAGGGGGCGGGCGAGTCCGCGGCGCGGGGCGCAGCGCTCGAGCGCGCCTACGTCCACGACGTGTACGAGCAGGCCGGCGACGACGGCGACGACAACTCCCGAGCGCCCGCGCCTGGCGTACAGGCATTCCTCTCAGAACTAGAGCCCGGCAGTCTCGTCTGTGATGTCGGTCAGTTTTCAACCTTACACCCACATGATAGGGCTCAACTTAGCTTCCAATGCATGTACATAGATCACACAGCTACTGTATTACGGAAGCCACGTAAAAGTGAGGGTTCTGCGCCTCATGGCTCTCGGCGCGTTGCCATCCTATTGGACCAACAGAGTAAGAGGAACGAGAAAAAAATGTGTCTTGCGGCACCAGTGGGTCTGGACAATACAAAGTACTAttatgtttcacaaacatttaaccTATCCGTTTTGAGAAGGACCGTTTGTCTGGTAGCAAATTGA